In a genomic window of Lycium ferocissimum isolate CSIRO_LF1 chromosome 9, AGI_CSIRO_Lferr_CH_V1, whole genome shotgun sequence:
- the LOC132031433 gene encoding F-box/kelch-repeat protein At3g23880-like produces MKDSILPIPTLPPELITEILSRLPVKSLLRLKCVSKSLLALISSPEFIKTHLCISTNNKDYANHRLLLRYKCLLKDCSLRSVLYESVMEVSHLNYPMTNQRKTFWTVVGSVNGLICLSNEANVLCLWNSSIRKYKKFPDFITHLRVRVVYGFGYDEFHDDYKVVRCVYYDGSWPSVDVKIYSLKDDSWRSICYAPPDGVRLWGSGMFVNGKLHWANNTGPVRDKGWNIICIDLADDKWEKVEQPCCGEEEGVLVLGVLGNNLSVISKDNHLRTHIDVWVMKEYGVKESWTKMFTVKCPHSPASSVFKALFLVSNKDEILLMFGQNFLLYNLKDGSIKYPKFNKFVSGVVKAIYVESLVSPVLQHEPRTQYE; encoded by the coding sequence ATGAAAGATTCAATATTGCCAATCCCTACCCTTCCACCAGAACTCATCACTGAAATTCTCTCGAGGCTTCCAGTGAAATCCCTCTTACGACTCAAGTGTGTTTCAAAATCTTTGCTCGCTTTAATCTCTAGCCCTGAATTTATCAAGACCCATCTTTGTATATCCACTAATAACAAAGACTACGCCAACCATAGGCTCTTGCTTAGGTATAAATGCCTTTTGAAGGACTGTTCTCTTAGGTCTGTACTTTATGAGTCTGTTATGGAAGTTTCACACTTGAATTATCCCATGACAAACCAACGTAAAACTTTTTGGACTGTTGTGGGTTCTGTGAATGGATTGATTTGTCTTTCCAATGAGGCCAAtgtcttgtgtttatggaattCATCGATTAGAAAGTACAAGAAATTCCCTGATTTTATAACTCATTTGAGGGTCCGTGTCGTATATGGTTTTGGATATGATGAGTTCCATGATGATTATAAGGTGGTGCGTTGTGTTTACTATGATGGCAGTTGGCCTAGTGTCGATGTCAAAATATATAGTCTAAAGGATGATTCTTGGAGAAGCATTTGTTATGCTCCTCCGGATGGGGTGCGATTATGGGGTTCCGGTATGTTTGTGAATGGAAAGCTTCATTGGGCTAATAATACTGGTCCTGTTCGGGATAAGGGTTGGAATATTATTTGTATTGATTTGGCTGATGATAAATGGGAAAAGGTTGAGCAACCATGCTGTGGAGAAGAAGAAGGTGTTTTGGTGCTGGGAGTGTTGGGAAATAATCTTTCTGTGATAAGTAAGGATAATCATCTGAGAACCCACATAGATGTGTGGGTTATGAAGGAGTATGGGGTTAAAGAATCTTGGACAAAGATGTTTACCGTCAAGTGTCCTCATAGTCCTGCGTCGTCAGTGTTTAAGGCTCTCTTTTTAGTTTCAAATAAAGATGAAATTTTGCTTATGTTTGGACAAAATTTCCTTTTGTACAATCTGAAGGATGGATCAATCAAATATCCAAAATTTAATAAGTTTGTATCTGGTGTTGTGAAGGCAATTTACGTAGAAAGCCTCGTTTCTCCTGTTTTACAACACGAACCAAGGACACAATATGAATGA
- the LOC132031434 gene encoding uncharacterized WD repeat-containing protein C2A9.03-like isoform X2 encodes MSHQPGDDAEYMADEYEMEDMDDDMDDEIHGRDMGGSDSDVDEYDYMNNKMQDTSAAEARRGKDIQGIPWERLSITREKYRQTRLEQYKNYENIPQSGEASEKECKATNKECSFYEFRRNSRSVKSTILHFQLRNLVWATSKHDVYLMSHFSVLHWSSVTCAKNEVLNVSGHVAPREHPGSLLEGFTQTQVSTLAVKDNLLVAGGFQGELICKYLDRPGVCFCSRTTYDDNAITNAVDIYNTASGALHFIASNNDCGVRDFDMEKFQLSNHFRFPWPVNHTSLSPDGKLLIIVGDNPEGMLVDPRNGKAVAPLSGHIDYSFASAWHPDGVTFATGNQDKTCRIWDLRNLSKSVTALKGNLGAIRSIRYTSDGRYMAMAEPADFVHVFDVKSGYEEEQQIDFFGEISGISFSPDTESLFIGVWDRTYGSLLEFGRRHNYSYLDTII; translated from the exons ATGTCCCACCAACCAGGAGATGATGCTGAATATATGGCAGATGAATATGAAATGGAAGATATGGATGATGATATGGATGATGAGATCCACGGCAGAGACATGGGTGGCTCTGATTCAGATGTAGATGAGTATGATTACATG AATAATAAAATGCAAGATACCTCTGCTGCTGAGGCAAGGAGAGGCAAAGATATTCAAGGGATTCCCTGGGAAAGGCTTAGCATAACCAGGGAGAAATACAGGCAAACGAGATTAGAGCAATATAAGAACTATGAAAATATTCCTCAATCTGGGGAGGCATCAGAGAAG GAATGCAAAGCCACAAACAAAGAGTGTTCGTTTTATGAATTTAGACGTAATTCACGATCTGTTAAATCAACCATTTTACACTTCCAG CTGAGGAACTTGGTCTGGGCAACTTCCAAGCATGATGTGTACCTTATGTCTCATTTCTCTGTCCTTCACTGGTCATCCGTGACCTGCGCCAAAAACGAAGTTCTCAACGTATCAGGGCATGTAGCACCACGTGAG CATCCTGGAAGCCTCTTAGAAGGATTTACGCAGACACAAGTCAGCACTCTTGCAGTGAAAGATAACTTGCTTGTCGCTGGGGGATTTCAAGGGGAACTTATTTGCAAG TATCTTGATAGGCCCGGAGTTTGTTTCTGTTCCAGGACAACATATGATGATAATGCCATCACTAATGCTGTTGACATTTATAACACGGCCAG CGGTGCACTACATTTTATAGCTTCAAATAATGATTGTGGAGTTAGAGATTTTGATATGGAGAAATTTCAACTGTCCAACCATTTTCGTTTTCCATGGCCAGTAAAT CATACGTCGCTGAGTCCAGATGGTAAGCTTCTCATAATAGTTGGGGATAATCCTGAAGGTATGTTGGTTGACCCAAGgaatggaaag GCTGTTGCACCTTTAAGTGGACATATAGACTACTCATTTGCATCAGCATGGCATCCTGATGGCGTAACTTTTGCAACTGGGAACCAGGATAAGACGTGCAGAATATGGGATTTACGGAACTTGTCCAAGTCAGTCACTGCGTTGAAGGGTAACCTTGGAGCTATTCGGTCAATCCGCTACACATCTGATGGCAGATATATGGCTATGGCCGAGCCTGCAGATTTCGTCCATGTTTTTGATGTAAAAAGTGGGTATGAGGAGGAGCAACAAATTGATTTCTTCGGTGAGATATCCGGCATCTCTTTCAGTCCTGATACAGAGTCGCTGTTCATTGGAGTTTGGGATCGGACATATGGTAGCCTCCTTGAGTTTGGACGTCGCCACAATTATTCGTACCTTGACACAATAATTTAA
- the LOC132031434 gene encoding uncharacterized WD repeat-containing protein C2A9.03-like isoform X1, with the protein MSHQPGDDAEYMADEYEMEDMDDDMDDEIHGRDMGGSDSDVDEYDYMNNKMQDTSAAEARRGKDIQGIPWERLSITREKYRQTRLEQYKNYENIPQSGEASEKECKATNKECSFYEFRRNSRSVKSTILHFQLRNLVWATSKHDVYLMSHFSVLHWSSVTCAKNEVLNVSGHVAPREKHPGSLLEGFTQTQVSTLAVKDNLLVAGGFQGELICKYLDRPGVCFCSRTTYDDNAITNAVDIYNTASGALHFIASNNDCGVRDFDMEKFQLSNHFRFPWPVNHTSLSPDGKLLIIVGDNPEGMLVDPRNGKAVAPLSGHIDYSFASAWHPDGVTFATGNQDKTCRIWDLRNLSKSVTALKGNLGAIRSIRYTSDGRYMAMAEPADFVHVFDVKSGYEEEQQIDFFGEISGISFSPDTESLFIGVWDRTYGSLLEFGRRHNYSYLDTII; encoded by the exons ATGTCCCACCAACCAGGAGATGATGCTGAATATATGGCAGATGAATATGAAATGGAAGATATGGATGATGATATGGATGATGAGATCCACGGCAGAGACATGGGTGGCTCTGATTCAGATGTAGATGAGTATGATTACATG AATAATAAAATGCAAGATACCTCTGCTGCTGAGGCAAGGAGAGGCAAAGATATTCAAGGGATTCCCTGGGAAAGGCTTAGCATAACCAGGGAGAAATACAGGCAAACGAGATTAGAGCAATATAAGAACTATGAAAATATTCCTCAATCTGGGGAGGCATCAGAGAAG GAATGCAAAGCCACAAACAAAGAGTGTTCGTTTTATGAATTTAGACGTAATTCACGATCTGTTAAATCAACCATTTTACACTTCCAG CTGAGGAACTTGGTCTGGGCAACTTCCAAGCATGATGTGTACCTTATGTCTCATTTCTCTGTCCTTCACTGGTCATCCGTGACCTGCGCCAAAAACGAAGTTCTCAACGTATCAGGGCATGTAGCACCACGTGAG AAGCATCCTGGAAGCCTCTTAGAAGGATTTACGCAGACACAAGTCAGCACTCTTGCAGTGAAAGATAACTTGCTTGTCGCTGGGGGATTTCAAGGGGAACTTATTTGCAAG TATCTTGATAGGCCCGGAGTTTGTTTCTGTTCCAGGACAACATATGATGATAATGCCATCACTAATGCTGTTGACATTTATAACACGGCCAG CGGTGCACTACATTTTATAGCTTCAAATAATGATTGTGGAGTTAGAGATTTTGATATGGAGAAATTTCAACTGTCCAACCATTTTCGTTTTCCATGGCCAGTAAAT CATACGTCGCTGAGTCCAGATGGTAAGCTTCTCATAATAGTTGGGGATAATCCTGAAGGTATGTTGGTTGACCCAAGgaatggaaag GCTGTTGCACCTTTAAGTGGACATATAGACTACTCATTTGCATCAGCATGGCATCCTGATGGCGTAACTTTTGCAACTGGGAACCAGGATAAGACGTGCAGAATATGGGATTTACGGAACTTGTCCAAGTCAGTCACTGCGTTGAAGGGTAACCTTGGAGCTATTCGGTCAATCCGCTACACATCTGATGGCAGATATATGGCTATGGCCGAGCCTGCAGATTTCGTCCATGTTTTTGATGTAAAAAGTGGGTATGAGGAGGAGCAACAAATTGATTTCTTCGGTGAGATATCCGGCATCTCTTTCAGTCCTGATACAGAGTCGCTGTTCATTGGAGTTTGGGATCGGACATATGGTAGCCTCCTTGAGTTTGGACGTCGCCACAATTATTCGTACCTTGACACAATAATTTAA